The following proteins come from a genomic window of Mucinivorans hirudinis:
- a CDS encoding Methylmalonyl-CoA mutase, whose translation MAEKKQLMAEFPPVSTQKWKEVITADLKGADYEKKLVWKTLEGFAVEPFYRAEDLAGLKHIGGKAGEFPYVNGAKMRNDWFVRQTIKVDCPKEANKQALDVLMRGVDSIGFVVGDKEFSKADLDVLLNGIELKAVEVAFSGCGVKNVATLFIENYAAEGVRATFDIDPLKKATKKGGYCKGCGESCNCFNKLVELIKAKGESKIRIVGVGGVLFNAAGANAVQELAFSLAMGHEYLAALIGMGLSVDQAACSMKFTMAISSNYFMEIAKFRAARMLWANIVKQYNPQTSCASKMRVHTVTSEWNMTVYDPYVNMLRGTTEAMSAAIAGVDSIEVLPFDHCFESPTEFSTRIARNAQLLLKEESHLDQVVDPSAGSYYIETLTAKIAEAAWELFKKVEDKGGYCASLQEGFIQDIIKATSDARDKSIATRRETLLGTNQYPNFNEVADKAVTAQDVTRCTGQGTCGCGGTETAFKPLRTYRGAMEFEALRFKTDKAAKEPKAFMLTCGALAFARARAQFSCNFFACAGIRVQDNTYFNSVAQGAAAALEAKAEIVVVCAADDDYATLAVEAYNLLKGKAIVVVAGAPACRAELEAAGIKHFISVKDNVLETLKAYQTELGI comes from the coding sequence ATGGCAGAGAAAAAACAACTGATGGCGGAATTTCCACCCGTATCCACCCAAAAGTGGAAAGAGGTCATCACAGCCGACCTTAAAGGGGCTGACTACGAGAAAAAACTCGTATGGAAAACGCTCGAAGGCTTCGCGGTAGAGCCATTTTACAGGGCAGAAGACCTTGCGGGTCTCAAACATATCGGGGGCAAAGCCGGTGAGTTTCCCTATGTGAACGGAGCGAAAATGCGCAATGATTGGTTTGTGCGTCAGACAATTAAGGTAGATTGCCCAAAGGAGGCAAACAAACAAGCCCTCGATGTGCTTATGCGTGGAGTAGATTCGATTGGCTTTGTTGTGGGCGACAAAGAGTTCTCAAAGGCTGACCTCGATGTGCTCTTGAACGGGATAGAACTCAAAGCAGTAGAGGTAGCATTTAGCGGCTGCGGAGTTAAAAACGTTGCAACGCTATTTATCGAGAATTATGCCGCCGAAGGCGTACGCGCCACGTTCGACATCGACCCTCTGAAAAAGGCTACCAAGAAAGGTGGATACTGCAAAGGTTGCGGCGAAAGTTGCAACTGCTTCAACAAACTTGTCGAGCTTATAAAAGCCAAGGGCGAGAGCAAAATTCGTATTGTTGGTGTTGGTGGCGTGCTGTTTAATGCGGCGGGTGCAAATGCGGTTCAGGAGTTGGCATTTAGCCTTGCTATGGGACACGAATACTTGGCAGCTTTAATTGGTATGGGTTTGAGTGTAGACCAAGCCGCTTGCTCGATGAAGTTCACGATGGCAATCAGTTCCAACTACTTTATGGAGATTGCAAAATTCCGCGCAGCTCGTATGTTGTGGGCGAACATTGTTAAGCAATATAACCCACAGACAAGTTGCGCTTCAAAAATGCGCGTACATACGGTTACCTCTGAGTGGAATATGACCGTTTACGACCCATATGTAAATATGCTGCGCGGAACTACAGAGGCTATGTCGGCAGCCATTGCGGGGGTAGACTCTATCGAGGTTCTTCCTTTTGACCACTGCTTCGAGTCTCCGACCGAATTCTCGACCCGCATAGCTCGCAACGCGCAACTCCTTCTGAAAGAGGAATCTCATTTAGACCAAGTAGTCGACCCATCGGCAGGCTCATACTATATTGAGACGCTTACTGCAAAAATTGCCGAGGCAGCTTGGGAACTTTTCAAGAAAGTTGAAGATAAGGGCGGCTACTGCGCCTCATTGCAAGAGGGTTTCATACAAGATATAATCAAGGCAACGTCCGACGCTCGCGACAAGAGCATAGCTACACGCCGCGAAACCCTGCTTGGCACAAACCAATATCCAAATTTTAATGAAGTGGCAGACAAGGCTGTAACGGCTCAGGATGTTACTCGTTGCACGGGTCAGGGCACGTGTGGTTGTGGCGGAACTGAGACAGCGTTCAAACCTTTGCGTACCTATCGCGGCGCAATGGAGTTCGAGGCGCTTCGCTTCAAAACAGACAAGGCGGCAAAAGAGCCTAAGGCATTTATGCTCACTTGCGGTGCTTTGGCATTCGCTCGCGCACGCGCTCAATTCTCTTGCAATTTCTTTGCTTGCGCAGGTATCCGCGTTCAGGATAACACATATTTCAATAGTGTTGCGCAGGGTGCCGCGGCGGCTTTGGAGGCTAAGGCTGAGATTGTGGTTGTTTGTGCCGCGGACGACGACTATGCTACATTGGCTGTGGAGGCTTACAACCTGTTGAAGGGTAAGGCTATCGTGGTTGTAGCGGGTGCCCCTGCCTGCCGAGCGGAGTTAGAGGCAGCCGGAATCAAGCACTTTATCTCGGTAAAGGATAATGTTTTGGAAACTCTAAAAGCATACCAGACCGAATTAGGAATCTAA
- a CDS encoding D-alanine--D-alanine ligase, protein MKVAVIAGLDSSEAEISMKSATQVFEALNREMFEPYFITLKESLFRTIDGVEIDKNFFGFIDQQGEVKKFDYALIVVHGAPGENGVLQGYFEMMGVPYSGCSVEVSALTFNKSLCKKVVQFVANVNLAKEITIRRGETVNVERIIEELGLPLFVKPNASGSSCGVTKVKESEQLVAAVEMALKESEVALLEEFIEGTEVSQGVMIVGGDEWVLPATELVSKNEFFDYQAKYTDGFTQEITPARIPESVAKILNHTTLDIYKTLGCRGIVRIDYIIKKGKPYFIEVNTTPGMSRNSIVPQQWNQVGLTMEEAFTLLLRDEREMK, encoded by the coding sequence ATGAAAGTTGCGGTCATTGCCGGTTTGGATTCCTCGGAAGCGGAGATTTCGATGAAAAGTGCTACGCAGGTTTTTGAGGCGTTGAATAGGGAAATGTTTGAACCATACTTTATTACGCTTAAAGAGTCACTCTTCCGAACAATAGATGGTGTTGAAATTGATAAAAACTTCTTTGGTTTTATTGACCAGCAGGGAGAGGTCAAAAAGTTTGATTACGCACTGATTGTGGTGCACGGAGCACCTGGTGAAAATGGAGTTTTGCAGGGCTATTTTGAGATGATGGGCGTGCCTTATTCCGGTTGTTCGGTGGAGGTTTCGGCACTCACATTCAATAAATCTTTGTGCAAAAAAGTGGTTCAATTTGTTGCAAATGTGAATCTTGCAAAAGAGATTACTATCAGGCGAGGGGAGACAGTGAACGTGGAAAGGATTATCGAAGAACTTGGATTGCCGCTCTTTGTAAAACCAAATGCGAGTGGAAGCAGTTGTGGGGTTACCAAGGTCAAAGAGTCCGAGCAATTGGTTGCTGCTGTTGAAATGGCGCTAAAGGAGAGCGAGGTGGCTCTGTTAGAGGAGTTTATCGAGGGCACGGAAGTTAGTCAAGGGGTTATGATAGTGGGTGGTGATGAGTGGGTGTTGCCTGCAACTGAGCTAGTTAGTAAGAATGAGTTTTTCGATTACCAAGCCAAATATACGGATGGCTTTACCCAAGAGATTACTCCTGCACGTATACCCGAAAGCGTAGCAAAAATTTTGAATCATACGACTTTAGATATTTATAAAACACTTGGTTGTCGAGGAATTGTACGGATTGACTACATTATTAAGAAGGGAAAACCATATTTTATAGAGGTGAACACTACGCCGGGTATGAGCCGTAATAGCATCGTTCCTCAGCAGTGGAATCAAGTAGGACTTACTATGGAAGAGGCATTTACATTGTTGTTGAGAGACGAAAGAGAGATGAAATAA
- a CDS encoding Thiamine-monophosphate kinase yields MTQLSEIGEFGLIATIAKNFAELIPHECSGIGDDCAIIPIGKDKSLVVTTDMLVEDVHFLRDRITSYELGYKSLAVNLSDIAAMGALPHSTFLSISLPSDISIEWCEGFFAGYRAHNVALLGGDTTKSTEKITINVTAIGTVDNENIKLRKGAKAGDKIYVTSTLGDSAGGLQSILQNRPNKELIKAHNLPRPHIAEGLELSVNKNVTAMMDISDGLASDIRHILEASNVGAKIELSKIPISNTLLNSGLNAMELALTGGEDYCLLFCAAPDAEFAKYRQIGEITSSNICKIVWCEHDIPTERSFDGFTHF; encoded by the coding sequence ATGACACAATTATCTGAAATAGGAGAGTTTGGACTCATCGCAACCATTGCGAAAAATTTTGCCGAACTTATTCCGCACGAATGCAGCGGCATAGGCGACGATTGCGCCATAATACCCATAGGGAAGGATAAATCACTGGTCGTCACAACCGATATGCTCGTTGAGGATGTGCACTTTCTGAGAGACAGAATTACATCTTATGAGCTTGGATACAAATCATTAGCCGTAAATCTAAGCGACATTGCCGCAATGGGGGCACTGCCCCACTCCACTTTCCTAAGCATCTCGTTACCAAGCGATATTTCGATTGAGTGGTGCGAAGGTTTTTTTGCAGGCTATCGTGCACACAATGTCGCGCTGCTCGGGGGAGACACAACTAAATCTACGGAGAAAATCACAATCAACGTTACGGCGATTGGCACGGTTGATAACGAGAATATTAAGCTACGCAAGGGGGCAAAAGCCGGCGATAAAATATATGTCACCTCCACGCTTGGAGATTCGGCAGGGGGGTTGCAATCTATTCTACAAAACAGACCTAACAAAGAACTTATAAAAGCTCACAATCTACCTCGCCCACATATCGCCGAGGGACTGGAACTCAGTGTTAATAAGAATGTTACAGCAATGATGGATATTTCGGACGGTCTAGCCTCCGATATAAGACATATATTGGAGGCATCAAATGTGGGAGCTAAGATAGAATTATCTAAAATTCCGATAAGCAATACTCTGTTAAACAGTGGCTTGAACGCTATGGAGTTGGCTCTAACCGGAGGTGAGGATTACTGCTTACTTTTTTGTGCCGCGCCCGATGCGGAATTTGCGAAATACCGACAAATAGGTGAGATAACCTCCTCTAATATATGTAAGATAGTATGGTGTGAGCACGATATTCCGACCGAAAGGAGTTTCGACGGATTTACTCATTTTTAG
- a CDS encoding Glucosamine-6-phosphate deaminase, translating into MSNYKLKSDGGLKRGAEPIDIITRFERIPTHIAETSEEGARHVARQIAEIIRDRSMQGLHCNLALSSGKSPVGVYRELVRMHNEESLSFKNVEIFTVFEFYPVGESEHQSHTHTLKEEFLMQVDIPLENIHILNGKVASNDVTTYCRNYETMIRKKGGIDALLLGFGDEGQIALNESGTYPNTRTRVVALSNKSRKYASSMFYGVENTPTKALTMGIGTILSARKVFVVGWGENKSIAFAKVIEGNIDSAVPGSYLQEHNNIEITIDEDAASLLTRVNTPWLVGTCIWTNRFIRKAVLWLCQQVGKPILKLTYQDYIDHYLGQMIDDTGSTYDKINIQVFNDLQHTISGWPGGKPNGDDTTRPARSSPYPKRVVIFSPHPDDDVISMGGTFLRLADQGHDVHVAYQTSGNIAVHDDVVIQIVDSARECGFEDRYGEICELVASKKKGQAEPFALRQLKGSIRRAEAKAACRHFGINDRTNVHFLNLPFYETGSVKKGAVGQADIDIVVDLLRRVQPHQIYAAGDLSDPHGTHRVCIEAVLAALKQIIEDGDEWLNDCVMWLYRGAWQEWDLDMVDMAVPLSPDEVIKKRHAIYRHLSQKDIVPFPGDDKREFWQRAEDRTQATAQLYDKLGMAEYQAIEVFVKYDVYHQ; encoded by the coding sequence ATGAGCAACTACAAATTAAAGAGCGATGGAGGTCTCAAACGCGGAGCCGAACCCATCGACATCATTACTCGTTTTGAACGTATTCCCACACACATTGCCGAAACTTCAGAAGAGGGTGCGCGCCACGTTGCACGCCAAATTGCAGAAATAATTCGAGATAGGTCTATGCAAGGTCTGCATTGTAACCTTGCCCTCTCCTCGGGAAAATCACCGGTAGGAGTTTATCGCGAGCTAGTCCGAATGCATAATGAAGAGTCGCTGAGTTTCAAAAATGTAGAGATATTTACGGTCTTTGAATTTTATCCGGTAGGCGAGAGTGAGCACCAGAGCCATACTCATACGCTGAAAGAAGAGTTCCTGATGCAGGTGGATATACCGCTCGAAAATATACATATACTCAATGGTAAAGTTGCTTCTAATGATGTAACTACATATTGCCGCAACTACGAAACTATGATTCGCAAGAAGGGTGGCATTGATGCTCTGTTACTTGGTTTCGGAGATGAGGGTCAAATTGCTCTGAATGAGTCTGGTACATATCCGAATACCCGTACGCGCGTTGTTGCCTTAAGCAATAAGTCGCGTAAATATGCAAGTTCGATGTTCTATGGCGTGGAAAACACTCCCACCAAAGCACTTACAATGGGTATTGGTACTATACTTTCTGCTCGTAAAGTCTTTGTTGTAGGTTGGGGCGAAAATAAGTCGATTGCATTTGCTAAAGTTATCGAAGGTAACATAGATAGTGCTGTTCCGGGAAGTTATCTTCAAGAACATAACAATATCGAAATTACCATTGATGAGGATGCTGCGTCACTACTCACACGTGTTAATACACCTTGGCTGGTCGGTACTTGTATCTGGACAAACCGCTTCATCCGCAAAGCTGTTCTGTGGCTTTGTCAACAGGTTGGAAAACCAATCCTGAAACTCACCTATCAGGACTATATAGACCACTATCTCGGTCAGATGATTGACGACACTGGCAGTACCTATGATAAGATTAACATTCAGGTGTTTAATGATTTACAGCATACTATTTCTGGTTGGCCAGGTGGTAAACCAAATGGCGATGACACGACACGTCCCGCACGTTCGTCCCCCTATCCAAAGCGTGTTGTGATCTTCTCACCTCACCCCGACGATGATGTTATTTCGATGGGCGGTACATTTCTGCGTCTAGCCGACCAAGGGCACGATGTGCACGTTGCTTATCAGACTTCCGGTAATATTGCTGTGCACGATGATGTTGTTATTCAGATAGTTGACTCCGCTCGCGAGTGCGGTTTCGAGGATAGATATGGTGAGATTTGCGAGCTCGTTGCCTCTAAGAAAAAGGGGCAGGCAGAACCATTCGCTCTTCGTCAACTCAAGGGCTCGATTCGCCGTGCTGAGGCAAAGGCTGCGTGCCGCCATTTCGGCATTAACGACCGAACCAATGTTCACTTTCTCAATCTCCCTTTCTATGAGACAGGTTCTGTGAAGAAGGGCGCTGTTGGTCAGGCAGATATTGATATTGTCGTAGATTTACTTCGTAGGGTTCAGCCTCACCAAATTTATGCTGCAGGCGACCTCTCAGACCCACACGGAACTCACCGTGTCTGCATCGAGGCGGTTTTGGCTGCACTAAAACAGATTATTGAGGATGGTGACGAGTGGTTGAATGATTGTGTAATGTGGTTATATAGAGGTGCTTGGCAGGAGTGGGATTTGGATATGGTTGATATGGCAGTGCCACTTTCGCCCGACGAGGTTATCAAAAAACGCCACGCAATCTACCGCCACCTTTCGCAGAAGGATATCGTTCCTTTCCCGGGCGATGACAAACGCGAGTTTTGGCAGCGTGCCGAAGACCGCACCCAAGCCACGGCTCAGCTCTACGATAAGCTCGGTATGGCAGAATATCAGGCGATTGAAGTGTTTGTTAAGTATGATGTTTATCATCAATAA
- a CDS encoding Enoyl-[acyl-carrier-protein] reductase (FMN) — protein sequence MKTKICDLFGINYPIISGGMVWCSGWRLAEAVSRAGGLGLIGAGSMTPELLEEHIVKCRKALGEIPFGVNLPLFNPLAEKMIEVIENQEVRVVFSSGGNPALYTKRLKESGCKVAHVVASVKFALKAECAGVDAVVCEGFEAGGHNGKEELTTMVLTPQVARAVSIPVIAAGGIATGDAVLAAFALGAEGVQMGTRFALSEESSAHENFKKLCITLGEGDTMLALKKLTPVRLIKNDFYKRIAEAESRGASAEELLEIIGFKRTKLGIFEGDLNEGELEIGQITSIIRSIQTVQDVFNQVIEEYEIALSKLPFHK from the coding sequence ATGAAAACAAAAATTTGTGATTTATTTGGCATTAACTATCCGATAATATCGGGTGGTATGGTTTGGTGCAGCGGGTGGCGATTGGCAGAGGCAGTCTCGCGTGCCGGCGGGTTGGGTTTGATTGGCGCGGGTTCTATGACGCCTGAATTGCTTGAAGAACACATTGTTAAATGTCGTAAAGCATTGGGAGAAATACCTTTTGGCGTAAATCTTCCGTTATTTAATCCGTTGGCTGAGAAGATGATAGAAGTGATTGAAAATCAGGAGGTAAGGGTAGTTTTCTCGTCGGGAGGTAATCCTGCGCTGTATACTAAAAGATTGAAAGAGAGCGGGTGTAAAGTTGCGCACGTGGTTGCCTCGGTAAAATTTGCTTTGAAGGCTGAGTGTGCCGGAGTTGATGCGGTCGTTTGCGAAGGGTTCGAGGCAGGGGGGCACAATGGCAAAGAGGAGCTTACCACAATGGTACTCACGCCACAAGTGGCTCGTGCTGTGTCTATTCCGGTGATAGCAGCGGGTGGCATTGCCACGGGTGATGCCGTTTTGGCAGCATTTGCTCTAGGGGCTGAGGGGGTGCAGATGGGCACGCGCTTTGCATTATCCGAGGAGTCGTCGGCACACGAAAATTTCAAGAAGCTCTGCATCACCCTTGGCGAAGGAGATACAATGTTGGCGTTGAAAAAATTAACCCCCGTACGTTTGATTAAAAATGACTTTTATAAGCGAATCGCAGAGGCGGAATCGCGAGGCGCCTCTGCTGAAGAATTGCTGGAAATAATTGGCTTCAAGCGCACTAAGTTGGGTATTTTTGAAGGTGATTTGAACGAGGGAGAGTTGGAGATTGGGCAAATAACCTCTATTATAAGGTCGATTCAGACGGTGCAGGATGTTTTTAATCAAGTCATCGAAGAGTATGAAATTGCTCTTTCAAAGCTCCCTTTTCACAAATGA
- a CDS encoding Periplasmic [Fe] hydrogenase has protein sequence MAVTNNTMILKRELMTRILKELSKGEGVLRDNIDRIPYIMRPRDGEHSRCCIYKDRAVLKYRAMSILGFSVDEEVDEMTTLAEYTDMAFAREKVAREPLSVMTEACSACVKTNYVVTNMCRGCVGRACMMSCNKGAINFENGQAHIDHSKCVNCGLCQKSCPFHAIIYIPVPCEEECPVGAISKDERGKEHIDPTKCIYCGRCISACPFGAVMERSHIIDIHKAINSSRKVIAIVAPAIAGQFKSPLQNILAAIGRLGFDEVVEVAKGADVTTRNEAAEFIEKMEKGEPFMTTSCCPSYYMLAARHLPEIKPFVSHTRSPMVYAAQIVKEENPDAAVVFVGPCLAKRYEGYHDPNIDYVLSFEEVGTMFVAAGVNPMEESDMALDATINPTSRGYAASAGVMNAVAVEVGGRAEIRPIVIDGITKQTIRDLRGYAKSCPGNMVEVMACEGGCVNGCNVIANPKIATRQVKEYAK, from the coding sequence ATGGCTGTTACGAATAATACGATGATTCTCAAGCGCGAACTTATGACCCGAATACTCAAGGAGTTGAGCAAAGGGGAAGGGGTGTTGCGTGATAATATAGACAGGATACCGTATATAATGCGTCCGCGCGATGGGGAACATTCACGCTGTTGCATCTACAAGGACCGAGCTGTGCTCAAATACAGGGCGATGAGCATTCTCGGATTCAGTGTAGATGAGGAGGTGGACGAGATGACAACTCTCGCTGAATATACGGATATGGCTTTTGCGCGCGAGAAGGTTGCACGCGAACCGCTCTCGGTTATGACCGAGGCTTGCTCGGCTTGTGTGAAGACTAACTATGTGGTTACCAATATGTGTCGTGGCTGCGTGGGGCGTGCCTGTATGATGAGCTGCAACAAGGGGGCGATTAATTTTGAGAATGGGCAAGCGCACATCGACCACTCCAAGTGTGTGAATTGCGGGCTGTGTCAGAAGAGCTGCCCTTTCCACGCAATTATCTACATACCTGTGCCTTGCGAGGAGGAGTGCCCGGTTGGAGCAATCAGCAAGGACGAGCGCGGGAAGGAGCATATCGACCCAACGAAATGTATCTATTGCGGACGTTGCATATCGGCGTGTCCGTTTGGTGCGGTGATGGAGCGTTCCCATATCATTGATATTCACAAAGCTATAAATAGTTCGCGTAAGGTTATTGCAATTGTTGCGCCGGCTATAGCAGGGCAGTTCAAGTCCCCGCTGCAAAATATTTTGGCAGCCATCGGTCGATTAGGCTTCGATGAGGTTGTGGAAGTAGCGAAGGGCGCGGATGTTACAACGCGCAACGAGGCGGCAGAGTTTATTGAGAAGATGGAGAAAGGCGAGCCGTTTATGACCACTTCGTGTTGCCCGTCGTACTATATGTTGGCAGCAAGGCATCTGCCTGAGATTAAGCCTTTTGTCTCACACACGCGCAGCCCGATGGTTTACGCGGCTCAGATTGTTAAAGAGGAGAATCCTGACGCGGCGGTTGTCTTTGTAGGTCCTTGCTTGGCAAAGCGTTATGAAGGATATCACGACCCCAATATTGATTATGTGCTCAGTTTCGAGGAGGTGGGAACGATGTTTGTGGCTGCGGGCGTAAATCCTATGGAAGAGTCTGATATGGCGTTAGATGCAACTATCAACCCTACTTCTCGCGGCTATGCCGCTTCGGCGGGTGTGATGAACGCGGTGGCGGTGGAAGTTGGAGGTAGGGCGGAGATTCGTCCCATTGTCATTGATGGCATAACTAAGCAAACTATCCGAGACTTGCGTGGCTATGCCAAAAGTTGCCCCGGTAATATGGTGGAGGTTATGGCTTGCGAGGGAGGATGTGTGAACGGATGCAATGTAATTGCTAATCCGAAGATTGCGACACGGCAGGTGAAAGAGTACGCAAAATAG
- a CDS encoding Thiamin-phosphate pyrophosphorylase produces the protein MIYLVTDSALSLGRSLVNIVAAALRGGVGMVQLREKEITSREFVELGRAIHSITLEYNVPLIINDRADIAQIIGAEGLHIGQSDISFKDARKLLGQSAIIGLSIENIEQARKARSWGVDYIGASPVFATPTKIDTAPALGLKGVSELREVVDCRIVAIGGINKSNIRQVIKAGADSVAVVSAICSAADPYLATKELVNDTII, from the coding sequence ATGATATATTTAGTAACTGATAGTGCTTTGAGTTTGGGGCGGTCATTGGTTAATATTGTTGCGGCGGCTTTGCGGGGTGGGGTCGGAATGGTGCAACTACGTGAAAAGGAGATTACTTCGCGCGAATTTGTGGAGCTAGGGAGGGCAATTCACTCCATCACCCTCGAATACAATGTTCCGCTGATTATCAACGACCGTGCTGATATTGCACAAATTATCGGCGCGGAGGGGTTGCATATCGGACAGAGCGATATTTCGTTCAAAGATGCTCGTAAATTGCTGGGTCAAAGTGCAATAATAGGCTTGTCGATTGAAAATATCGAGCAGGCTCGCAAAGCACGCAGTTGGGGTGTGGACTATATAGGAGCAAGCCCCGTCTTTGCAACGCCAACCAAAATCGACACTGCACCCGCCCTCGGACTAAAAGGGGTGAGCGAACTACGAGAAGTGGTTGATTGTAGGATAGTTGCAATAGGCGGAATCAACAAAAGCAACATCCGTCAAGTTATTAAAGCGGGGGCTGACTCGGTGGCTGTTGTTAGCGCGATTTGTTCGGCAGCCGACCCTTATTTAGCAACAAAAGAATTAGTTAATGACACAATTATCTGA
- a CDS encoding Peptidase M23B — translation MLCSTAAVAQQSKYASAVDFPIVLAGNVGELRTDAFHAGIDIKAAKGIGSPVFAIADGYVSRVGVSPWGYGNSIYVTHRDGAVSVYGHLDRFNKKIGDWVRNQQYAKKSFAVDLYPQAEQFPVKRGEQIAYLGNSGSSAGPHLHLEIRDPRTGFPQNIIAKGYYEVADEVKPTIKSIKLYEIEVVDGVEQHFLKHSSAPAPDLVFTLRGRGYLAYEVVDYKSGAGNTMGIYSLTQSVDGEQNFGFALDFVDYGKQRFMNTFVKYDDHRATKLDVIRAYVSPNNRLAIYNKVIDRGVLRATDMPLAVRTAIRDDGGNEQIVQFKIVRDTSTATRPKAFGEVVRWNSEFNYLIGNLSVNIPREALYDDDFIVCEEVSEGVYQIGSDKIPLHRAMTLVLAVPPHDKSDKMGFVNEKNGWIGGSYKDGRLTATTNRFGAFKTSLDTIAPRITAVDLAQKSAVLRFKITDNLSGIDKYHLTVNGKWELAEYDAKSNLLTHKIKRNQTPISYDIVLTVTDAKNNKSTFKRTVKW, via the coding sequence GTGCTATGTTCGACTGCGGCGGTGGCTCAACAATCGAAGTATGCCTCTGCTGTGGATTTTCCGATAGTCCTTGCCGGTAATGTGGGTGAGCTTCGCACGGATGCTTTCCACGCCGGAATTGACATTAAGGCGGCTAAGGGGATTGGCTCGCCCGTCTTTGCTATAGCTGACGGCTATGTTTCGCGAGTAGGCGTAAGTCCCTGGGGTTATGGTAATTCGATATATGTGACACATCGTGACGGTGCGGTTTCGGTATATGGACACTTAGACAGATTCAATAAAAAAATAGGTGATTGGGTTCGTAATCAGCAATATGCTAAAAAATCTTTTGCTGTCGATTTATATCCGCAGGCAGAGCAATTTCCCGTAAAACGCGGTGAGCAGATAGCTTATCTCGGGAATTCGGGTTCGTCGGCGGGTCCGCACCTCCACTTGGAGATTCGCGACCCGCGCACGGGTTTTCCTCAAAACATAATTGCAAAGGGATATTATGAGGTTGCGGATGAGGTGAAACCCACCATCAAGTCGATAAAACTATATGAGATAGAGGTTGTTGATGGTGTAGAGCAACATTTTTTGAAGCATTCGTCTGCCCCCGCCCCAGATTTGGTCTTCACGTTGCGTGGTAGAGGGTATTTGGCGTATGAAGTGGTGGATTATAAGAGTGGTGCGGGTAATACGATGGGTATATACTCGCTAACGCAAAGTGTTGATGGAGAGCAGAATTTCGGATTTGCGTTGGACTTTGTCGATTACGGCAAGCAGCGGTTTATGAACACTTTTGTGAAGTATGACGACCACAGAGCCACAAAATTAGACGTTATCCGTGCGTATGTTTCGCCAAATAACCGCCTTGCAATATATAACAAGGTGATAGACAGGGGTGTATTGCGTGCTACTGATATGCCGCTCGCGGTTCGTACGGCAATCAGAGATGATGGGGGGAATGAGCAGATTGTGCAGTTTAAAATTGTGAGGGACACCTCTACGGCGACACGACCCAAAGCGTTTGGAGAGGTGGTGCGTTGGAATAGCGAATTTAATTATTTGATTGGTAATCTGTCTGTTAATATTCCACGTGAGGCGTTGTATGATGACGATTTCATTGTTTGCGAGGAAGTGTCGGAGGGTGTGTATCAAATAGGGTCAGACAAAATTCCGCTGCATAGAGCAATGACACTCGTACTGGCTGTGCCCCCCCACGACAAGAGCGATAAAATGGGTTTTGTGAATGAGAAAAATGGTTGGATAGGAGGTAGTTATAAGGATGGACGGCTGACCGCAACCACCAACAGATTTGGCGCATTCAAAACATCATTGGACACCATTGCGCCTCGCATAACGGCTGTGGATTTAGCTCAAAAGAGTGCCGTATTGCGTTTCAAAATCACTGATAATCTCTCGGGTATAGATAAGTATCATCTCACCGTGAACGGTAAGTGGGAATTGGCAGAGTATGATGCCAAGTCCAATTTGCTAACGCATAAGATAAAACGCAATCAAACGCCTATCAGCTACGATATAGTGCTGACGGTCACGGATGCAAAAAACAATAAATCAACATTTAAGCGAACTGTAAAATGGTAG